A single genomic interval of Hoplias malabaricus isolate fHopMal1 chromosome 7, fHopMal1.hap1, whole genome shotgun sequence harbors:
- the LOC136702696 gene encoding uncharacterized protein — protein MSGLSLRDTVRSSAIRERLGVEPVRASASASASVSPLSPDRMSDQKKDVANTDSYSEAAKWSIRLQQIHARVAQRLQEEAIYGQGVCPTVKPSNPVAPVPVMVTNLAAPILEKATSASPAPEKTASAAAPAPVKVANPAAPAPVKVANPAAPAPVKVANPAAPAPVKVANPAAPSPVKAASATSVPVKAVNRTASVPVTVASAASVCVPRSATRT, from the exons atgtctggactctcccttagagacacgGTTAGGAGCTCGgccatccgggagagactcggagtggagccggttcgggcatctg CAAGTgcatccgcctccgtcagtccgctcagTCCTGACAGAATGTCCGACCAAAAAAAGGACGTAGCTAACACAGACAGTTATTCAGAGGCTGCGAAATGGAGTATCCGGCTCCAGCAGATACACGCCAGAGTGGCTCAGCGCCTACAGGAGGAGGCAATTTATGGACAGGGTGTTTGCCCCACTGTGAAGCCTTCGAACCCAGTCGCTCCCGTTCCAGTGATGGTGACAAACCTGGCCGCTCCTATTCTAGAGAAGGCTACATCCGCCTctcctgctccagagaagaCGGCATCTGCCGCCGCTCCTGCTCCAGTGAAGGTGGCGAACCCGGCCGCTCCTGCTCCAGTGAAGGTGGCGAACCCGGCCGCTCCTGCTCCAGTGAAGGTGGCGAACCCGGCCGCTCCTGCTCCAGTGAAGGTGGCGAACCCGGCCGCTCCTTCTCCAGTGAAGGCGGCATCCGCCACTTCTGTTCCAGTGAAGGCGGTGAACCGcaccgcttctgttcctgtgactgtggcttcggcTGCTTCAGTTTGTGTCCCTAGGTCAGCCACAAGGACTTAA